A single region of the Leptothrix cholodnii SP-6 genome encodes:
- a CDS encoding Ni/Fe hydrogenase subunit alpha, whose translation MSFDLETAAAPQGLRRVAIDPVSRVEGHGKVTILLDDHNRVQQVRLHIVEFRGFEKFIEGRPYWEVPVMVQRLCGICPVSHHLAAAKAMDVVLGTQPITRSAEKIRRLMHYGQTMQSHALHFFHLSSPDLLFGFDSAVNLRNIVGVVQAHPDVAKKGVLLRKFGQEVIRVTAGKRVHGTGAIPGGMNKHVSRADRDMLRRDVEQMIEWAQDAVTIAKQLHAQNPALYDSFGSFRSNMLSLVRADGAMDLYDGVLRARDAAGQIIIDGASDQSYLDLIEEEVRPWTYMKFPHLRSLGREAGWYRVGPLARVQNCDFIPSPLAEAERREFIDWGKGEPIHATLAYHWARMIEVLHSVEVIRDLLDDPDILGGDLMATGTRRGEGVGIIEAPRGTLIHHYKVGDDDLVTLCNLIVSTTHNNQAMNEAVRSVARQYLDGQELTEGLLNHIEVAIRAYDPCLSCATHALGQMPLDVVLQGPNGELIDHVLKSSTGELVRNLAAPVGLPA comes from the coding sequence ATGAGCTTTGACCTGGAAACCGCCGCCGCGCCGCAAGGCCTGCGCCGCGTCGCCATCGACCCCGTCTCGCGCGTGGAAGGCCACGGCAAGGTGACGATCCTGCTTGACGACCACAACCGCGTGCAGCAGGTGCGGCTGCACATCGTCGAGTTCCGCGGCTTCGAGAAGTTCATCGAAGGCCGGCCGTACTGGGAGGTGCCGGTGATGGTGCAGCGCCTGTGCGGCATCTGCCCGGTGTCGCACCACCTGGCCGCCGCCAAGGCGATGGACGTGGTGCTCGGCACGCAGCCGATCACGCGCAGCGCCGAGAAGATCCGCCGGCTGATGCATTACGGCCAGACGATGCAGTCGCACGCGCTGCACTTCTTCCATTTGTCGTCGCCCGACCTGCTGTTCGGCTTCGACTCGGCGGTGAACCTGCGCAACATCGTCGGCGTGGTGCAGGCGCACCCGGACGTCGCCAAGAAGGGCGTGCTGCTGCGCAAGTTCGGGCAGGAGGTGATCCGCGTCACCGCCGGTAAGCGCGTGCACGGCACCGGCGCGATTCCGGGTGGCATGAACAAGCATGTCAGCCGTGCCGACCGCGACATGCTGCGCCGTGACGTCGAGCAGATGATCGAGTGGGCGCAGGACGCCGTCACCATCGCCAAGCAGCTGCACGCACAGAACCCGGCGCTGTACGACAGCTTCGGCAGCTTCCGCTCCAACATGCTGTCTCTCGTGCGCGCGGACGGCGCGATGGACCTCTACGACGGCGTGCTGCGCGCGCGTGATGCCGCCGGCCAGATCATCATCGACGGCGCCAGCGACCAGAGCTACCTCGACCTGATCGAGGAAGAGGTGCGGCCCTGGACCTACATGAAGTTCCCGCACCTGCGCTCGCTCGGGCGCGAGGCCGGCTGGTATCGCGTCGGCCCGCTGGCGCGGGTGCAGAACTGCGATTTCATCCCCAGCCCGCTGGCCGAGGCCGAGCGCCGCGAGTTCATCGACTGGGGCAAGGGCGAGCCCATCCACGCCACGCTGGCCTACCACTGGGCCCGCATGATCGAGGTGCTGCACTCGGTGGAGGTGATCCGCGACCTGCTCGACGACCCCGACATCCTGGGCGGCGACCTGATGGCCACCGGCACCCGGCGTGGCGAAGGCGTGGGCATCATCGAGGCGCCACGCGGCACGCTGATCCACCACTACAAGGTGGGTGACGACGACCTCGTCACGCTGTGCAACCTGATCGTCTCGACCACGCACAACAACCAGGCCATGAACGAGGCAGTGCGCTCGGTGGCGCGCCAGTACCTCGACGGCCAGGAGCTGACCGAGGGCCTGCTCAACCACATCGAGGTGGCGATCCGCGCCTACGACCCGTGCCTGAGCTGCGCCACCCACGCGCTGGGCCAGATGCCGCT
- a CDS encoding 2Fe-2S iron-sulfur cluster-binding protein, whose protein sequence is MSTSFTLDGNDVPFTPGETVLEAARNAGHYIPHLCWHPEFSPHGSCRLCTVKVNGRPGAACTLKAEPGQLVESDTEELNGHRKTLLQMLFVEGNHFCPSCEKSGNCLLQATAYQMHMEGPHFEEFYPDRPVDASHPHILLDFNRCILCGLCVRASAEVDGKSIFAIAGNSLGAHLVVNSESGKLGDTDMALADRAASICPVGVILPKRRGFVIPIGERRYDVATVDQNGQQELP, encoded by the coding sequence ATGAGCACCAGCTTCACGCTTGATGGCAACGACGTGCCGTTCACGCCGGGCGAGACCGTGCTCGAGGCGGCGCGCAACGCCGGGCACTACATCCCGCACCTGTGCTGGCACCCGGAGTTCTCGCCGCACGGCTCGTGCCGGCTGTGCACCGTCAAGGTCAACGGCCGGCCCGGTGCCGCGTGCACGCTCAAGGCCGAGCCGGGCCAGCTGGTCGAGAGCGACACCGAGGAGCTCAACGGCCACCGCAAGACGCTGCTGCAGATGCTGTTCGTCGAGGGCAACCACTTCTGCCCGTCGTGCGAAAAAAGCGGCAACTGCCTGCTGCAGGCCACCGCCTACCAGATGCACATGGAGGGGCCGCACTTCGAGGAGTTCTACCCGGATCGCCCGGTCGACGCCAGCCACCCACACATCCTGCTCGACTTCAACCGCTGCATCCTGTGCGGCCTGTGCGTGCGCGCCAGCGCCGAGGTCGACGGCAAGAGCATCTTCGCGATCGCCGGCAACAGCCTGGGCGCGCACCTGGTGGTCAACAGCGAGAGTGGCAAGCTCGGCGATACGGACATGGCGCTGGCCGACCGCGCCGCCAGCATCTGCCCGGTGGGCGTGATCCTGCCCAAGCGGCGCGGCTTCGTGATCCCGATCGGCGAGCGGCGTTATGACGTCGCGACCGTCGATCAGAACGGCCAGCAGGAGCTGCCATGA
- a CDS encoding NADP oxidoreductase codes for MNSLKPLYPTHQPRKLKVATVSLAGCFGCHMSFLDIDERLLELIEHIEFDRSPLTDIKQIGHCDLGLIEGGLCNSENVVVLKEFRAHCKTLVAVGACAINGGLPAQRNHLDLAQMLHDVYQSRPGMTVGSVIPNDPELPLPLNKVHPIHEVVHVDYFLPGCPPSADAFWQFLTDLMAGRTPHLGHGLMHYD; via the coding sequence ATGAACTCGCTCAAACCCCTCTACCCGACGCACCAGCCGCGCAAGCTGAAGGTCGCGACCGTCTCGCTGGCGGGCTGCTTCGGCTGCCACATGTCGTTTCTCGACATCGACGAGCGGCTGCTGGAGCTGATCGAGCACATCGAGTTCGACCGCTCGCCGCTGACCGACATCAAGCAGATCGGCCACTGCGACCTCGGCCTGATCGAGGGCGGGCTGTGCAACTCCGAGAACGTGGTGGTGCTCAAGGAGTTTCGCGCCCACTGCAAGACCCTCGTAGCGGTGGGCGCCTGCGCGATCAACGGCGGCCTGCCGGCGCAGCGCAACCACCTCGACCTGGCGCAGATGCTGCACGACGTCTATCAGAGCCGCCCCGGCATGACCGTCGGCAGCGTGATCCCCAACGACCCCGAGCTGCCGCTGCCGCTCAACAAGGTGCACCCGATCCACGAGGTGGTGCACGTCGACTACTTCCTGCCCGGCTGCCCACCTTCGGCCGACGCGTTCTGGCAGTTCCTGACCGACCTGATGGCGGGCCGCACGCCGCATCTGGGCCACGGTCTGATGCATTACGACTGA